Proteins from one Coregonus clupeaformis isolate EN_2021a chromosome 25, ASM2061545v1, whole genome shotgun sequence genomic window:
- the LOC121538775 gene encoding thyroid transcription factor 1 isoform X2, which translates to MSLSPKHTTPFSVTDILSPIEETYKKFSGMDGSGNLTSPLGAYRQPQVSQTGMQQHSMGHNASVATTYHMPHTVSQFSHSAMGGYCNGSIGNMGDLPSYQETMRNNAAATGWYGANTDPRYSTSMNMTGMGNLTGMGDASKSMPPLHAAPRRKRRVLFSQAQVYELERRFKQQKYLSAPEREHLASMIHLTPTQVKIWFQNHRYKMKRQAKDKAAQLLQQDSNLCQQQQSPRRVAVPVLVKDGKPCQNGSNTPTPNQQQVQQQQQQQQQQNGSGVVLPASSNAINQHQNHQVNSLVQAQDLEEMSPSPPSLHSQINMAQIDTSVIDYTNNMVSSNLLYGRTW; encoded by the exons ATGTCGTTGAGCCCAAAGCATACAACGCCTTTTTCAGTGACTGATATTTTGAGTCCTATCGAGGAGACCTACAAGAAGTTTAGTGGAATGGACGGCTCAGGGAACCTAACCTCTCCACTGGGAGCTTACCGACAGCCTCAGGTGTCCCAGACTGGCATGCAACAGCACTCCATGGGCCACAACGCCAGCGTGGCGACCACCTACCACATGCCACACACTGTCTCCCAGTTCTCGCACAGCGCCATGGGTGGGTACTGCAATGGGAGCATTGGCAACATGGGAGACCTTCCGTCGTACCAGGAAACCATGAGAAATAACGCAGCAGCCACAGGGTGGTATGGCGCGAACACGGATCCAAGATATTCAACAA GTATGAACATGACTGGAATGGGGAACCTAACAGGCATGGGGGACGCCTCCAAGTCCATGCCACCCCTGCACGCAGCGCCCAGGAGGAAACGACGGGTACTCTTCTCCCAGGCTCAGGTGTACGAGCTAGAGAGGAGATTCAAACAACAGAAATACCTCTCAGCGCCAGAGCGGGAACACCTGGCCAGTATGATCCACCTGACGCCGACCCAGGTCAAGATCTGGTTCCAGAACCACAGGTACAAGATGAAGCGGCAGGCCAAGGACAAAGCGGCGCAGCTGCTGCAGCAGGACAGCAACCTGTGTCAACAACAACAGTCTCCGAGGCGCGTGGCCGTGCCTGTTCTGGTGAAGGACGGTAAACCATGTCAGAACGGCTCCAACACACCAACGCCGAACCAGCAGCAGgtacagcagcaacaacaacagcagcagcaacagaaCGGCTCTGGGGTTGTGCTCCCCGCTTCCAGTAATGCCATCAATCAACACCAAAACCATCAGGTCAACTCCTTAGTTCAGGCCCAAGACCTGGAGGAGATGTCACCTAGCCCTCCTTCACTccacagtcagatcaacatggcgcAAATAGACACTTCTGTTATAGACTACACTAATAACATGGTCAGCTCCAACCTACTCTACGGCAGAACTTGGTAG
- the LOC121538775 gene encoding thyroid transcription factor 1 isoform X1, which yields MSLSPKHTTPFSVTDILSPIEETYKKFSGMDGSGNLTSPLGAYRQPQVSQTGMQQHSMGHNASVATTYHMPHTVSQFSHSAMGGYCNGSIGNMGDLPSYQETMRNNAAATGWYGANTDPRYSTISRFMGPSTGMNMTGMGNLTGMGDASKSMPPLHAAPRRKRRVLFSQAQVYELERRFKQQKYLSAPEREHLASMIHLTPTQVKIWFQNHRYKMKRQAKDKAAQLLQQDSNLCQQQQSPRRVAVPVLVKDGKPCQNGSNTPTPNQQQVQQQQQQQQQQNGSGVVLPASSNAINQHQNHQVNSLVQAQDLEEMSPSPPSLHSQINMAQIDTSVIDYTNNMVSSNLLYGRTW from the exons ATGTCGTTGAGCCCAAAGCATACAACGCCTTTTTCAGTGACTGATATTTTGAGTCCTATCGAGGAGACCTACAAGAAGTTTAGTGGAATGGACGGCTCAGGGAACCTAACCTCTCCACTGGGAGCTTACCGACAGCCTCAGGTGTCCCAGACTGGCATGCAACAGCACTCCATGGGCCACAACGCCAGCGTGGCGACCACCTACCACATGCCACACACTGTCTCCCAGTTCTCGCACAGCGCCATGGGTGGGTACTGCAATGGGAGCATTGGCAACATGGGAGACCTTCCGTCGTACCAGGAAACCATGAGAAATAACGCAGCAGCCACAGGGTGGTATGGCGCGAACACGGATCCAAGATATTCAACAA TTTCTAGATTCATGGGACCTTCCACAGGTATGAACATGACTGGAATGGGGAACCTAACAGGCATGGGGGACGCCTCCAAGTCCATGCCACCCCTGCACGCAGCGCCCAGGAGGAAACGACGGGTACTCTTCTCCCAGGCTCAGGTGTACGAGCTAGAGAGGAGATTCAAACAACAGAAATACCTCTCAGCGCCAGAGCGGGAACACCTGGCCAGTATGATCCACCTGACGCCGACCCAGGTCAAGATCTGGTTCCAGAACCACAGGTACAAGATGAAGCGGCAGGCCAAGGACAAAGCGGCGCAGCTGCTGCAGCAGGACAGCAACCTGTGTCAACAACAACAGTCTCCGAGGCGCGTGGCCGTGCCTGTTCTGGTGAAGGACGGTAAACCATGTCAGAACGGCTCCAACACACCAACGCCGAACCAGCAGCAGgtacagcagcaacaacaacagcagcagcaacagaaCGGCTCTGGGGTTGTGCTCCCCGCTTCCAGTAATGCCATCAATCAACACCAAAACCATCAGGTCAACTCCTTAGTTCAGGCCCAAGACCTGGAGGAGATGTCACCTAGCCCTCCTTCACTccacagtcagatcaacatggcgcAAATAGACACTTCTGTTATAGACTACACTAATAACATGGTCAGCTCCAACCTACTCTACGGCAGAACTTGGTAG